A stretch of the Enterobacter mori genome encodes the following:
- the rsmI gene encoding 16S rRNA (cytidine(1402)-2'-O)-methyltransferase — protein MKQHETADNSQGQLYIVPTPIGNLSDITQRALTVLQAVDLIAAEDTRHTGLLLQHFAINARLFALHDHNEQQKAETLVAKLKEGQNIALVSDAGTPLINDPGYHLVRTCREAGIRVVPLPGPCAAIAALSAAGLPSDRFCYEGFLPAKSKGRRDVLKDLEAEPRTLIFYESTHRLLESLEDMVTVWGESRYVVLARELTKTWETIHGAPVGELLAWVKEDENRRKGEMVLIVEGHKAQEDALPADALRTLALLQAELPLKKAAALAAEIHGVKKNALYKYALEQQGE, from the coding sequence ATGAAACAACACGAAACGGCAGATAATTCTCAAGGCCAGCTTTATATTGTACCTACTCCTATCGGGAATTTGTCTGATATTACCCAACGTGCGCTCACCGTGTTGCAAGCTGTTGATTTAATTGCCGCTGAAGATACCCGCCACACCGGCTTACTGCTGCAACATTTCGCAATTAACGCCCGTTTGTTTGCTCTGCACGATCACAATGAGCAACAAAAAGCCGAAACGCTGGTGGCGAAGCTGAAAGAGGGGCAGAACATTGCGCTGGTCTCCGACGCCGGTACGCCGCTGATTAACGACCCGGGCTATCACCTGGTGCGGACCTGCCGTGAAGCCGGTATTCGCGTTGTACCGCTGCCGGGGCCGTGCGCTGCCATTGCTGCGCTGAGCGCGGCGGGTCTGCCGTCTGACCGTTTCTGCTATGAAGGCTTCCTGCCAGCAAAATCCAAAGGCCGTCGCGACGTGTTAAAAGACCTGGAAGCCGAGCCGCGCACCCTGATTTTTTACGAATCCACGCACCGCCTGCTGGAAAGCCTGGAAGATATGGTGACCGTCTGGGGGGAATCCCGCTACGTGGTGCTGGCGCGCGAGCTGACCAAAACCTGGGAAACGATCCACGGTGCACCGGTGGGCGAACTGCTGGCGTGGGTGAAGGAAGACGAAAACCGCCGCAAGGGCGAAATGGTGCTGATTGTTGAAGGACATAAAGCGCAGGAAGACGCGCTGCCTGCCGACGCGCTGCGCACGCTGGCACTGCTGCAGGCGGAACTGCCGCTGAAGAAAGCGGCGGCATTAGCGGCAGAGATCCACGGCGTGAAGAAAAATGCGCTGTACAAGTATGCGCTGGAGCAGCAGGGGGAGTAA